Genomic window (Roseivirga sp. 4D4):
AGTGTAGCGGATCAGGCGTACCACTGGGGCCTTCTAGATAGAGAGGTTTATATCGCCATTTGGTTTGTATTGGCCATTCTATTGGCATTGTACCTATTCGGGGTCATTCGATTTCCTCACGATTCAAAAGGCCAACGCATTAAACCTATTGCGCTTGTTGTTGCCATCAGCAGTATTGCCTTTGCGGTATATCTTTTTCAAGGTTTTGGCAATGCACCACTTACGGCTTTGGCAGGCTACCTTCCACCAGAAAAGACCACGGACTTTTCATTTCAGCAGGCATTAGGCTTGGTTGAACCTGAGGAAAAGCATGATGTCACGCCAGACGGTTTTGATGGAGAAGTTAGGCATGCGGATTTTCTTGAATTGCCACATGGGCTTAAAGGATTCTTTGACTATGATCAGGCAATTGCCTTCGCGAAAGAAGTCGGAAAACCGCTGTTTATTGATTTCACTGGTCATGGCTGTGTGAATTGCCGTAAGATGGAACAATATGTTTGGTCAGACCCTGAAGTATTGAAACGCCTCAATGAAGACTTTGTGGTGGTAGCCATTTATGTCGATGATAAGACCGAATTACCTGAGTCAGAATGGTACACTTCAACTTTTGATGGAAAAGTCAAAAAGACGATCGGAAAGCAGAATTTTGATTTTCAGATTGTCAAGTTCAATGGCAATGCACAACCTTATTACGTATTGCTCGACAACAACGAGCAACCTTTAGTAACTCCGAAAGCCTATGATCCTAGCGTTGAAAGTTTCGTCAAATTTTTAGATGTGGCTAAGGAGGAATTCAATAGGCGACAATGACATTAAGATGAGTGAACAGCGGCAAACCTATACATTGCCCGTTAAGGGAATGACCTGTGCTGCCTGTGCCACTAGCATTGAGAAAACGCTTAACAAACAAGCAGGTGTAGCTTCAGCCGAAGTTAATTATGCGACAAATACCGTTCTTATCAGTCTCTCTGAGCAGGTCAAGCTGTCAAATCTGAAAAAAGCCGTAAGAAAGTCGGGTTATGACCTTCTTCTGGAAGGAAGTGATGCTAAAGCCAAAGATTCCGACCTAACCCAGCTCAAAAAGCAATTATATCTGGCGCTTCCTATTACAGCCATCATAGTAGTGCTTTCCATGTTTATAGGCCCCTTTGCCTACAAGAATTATGTGCTTTTGGTCTTAACACTACCGGTACTATTTTGGTCAGGTCTTCGGTTTTACGGTAGCGCGATAAGACAACTGGCCAGACTCAGTGTCAATATGGACACACTGATTGCTACAGGCACCGGAGCTGCATTTCTATTTAGTCTGGTAGTGACCATCTTCCCAGAATGGTTGACTGATCAGGGTCAGGCAGCACATGTCTATTATGAGTCCGCTGCCGTGATTGTGAGTTTTATTCTGCTCGGCAAATATCTGGAAGAGCGTGCCAAAAGCAAGACATCCTCTGCCATTGAGAAGCTGTATAGCCTGAACGTTAAAACGGTCACCAAGCTTGAAGGCAATCAGCAAAAGACCGTCAAGATAGAGGAGGTCGTTTTTGGGGACATACTTTTGATCAAAGCAGGAGAAAGAATTCCTGTGGATGGGATGGTTATCGAAGGTCTTTCAACCATTGATGAGAGTATGCTAACTGGTGAACCGGTACCTGTCGATAAGACTGAAGAGGATGCTGTAAAAGCCGGAACATTTAACCAAACCGGAACACTTAAGATTAGTGCGGAGAAATTAGGTGCTGAAACCATTCTGGGCCAAATCATTAAAATGGTGAGTGAAGCGATGGGCTCGAAAGCACCAGCACAGAAACTAGCGGATAAGATCGCAGGTGTTTTTATACCGATCGTTTTGTTGTTGGCTGTAGCGACATTCTGTATCTGGTATTTCTTAGTTCCGGATTCATCACTCACCCTGGCCTTTGTAAATACCTTTAATGTTTTAATCATCGCCTGTCCTTGCGCCTTGGGTTTGGCCACGCCTACAGCTTTGATGGTGGGTATTGGTAAGGCCGCTTCCAGAGGAATCTTGATCAAGAATGCGGTTGCGCTAGAAAAGGCGAGACGTCTTGAGAGGCTCTTTCTTGATAAGACAGGCACAATTTCCAAAGGCAAATTGGAAGTCGTGGCATCTCAACTATTTTTCCCAGATGAGGAGAAACTTGAGCTATTAAGTATTCTAAATGGGATCGAGTCAAGTTCTAATCACCCCATTGCCCAAGCGATCGTTGATTACCTGAATGATACTTATCAACTCTTTCCGTTTCAAATAGCCAATGTCAAAACCTTGCCTGGTGTTGGTTTGAGTACGGCATTAGACGGAGTCAATTTTGAAGTTTCCGGTC
Coding sequences:
- a CDS encoding heavy metal translocating P-type ATPase, with product MSEQRQTYTLPVKGMTCAACATSIEKTLNKQAGVASAEVNYATNTVLISLSEQVKLSNLKKAVRKSGYDLLLEGSDAKAKDSDLTQLKKQLYLALPITAIIVVLSMFIGPFAYKNYVLLVLTLPVLFWSGLRFYGSAIRQLARLSVNMDTLIATGTGAAFLFSLVVTIFPEWLTDQGQAAHVYYESAAVIVSFILLGKYLEERAKSKTSSAIEKLYSLNVKTVTKLEGNQQKTVKIEEVVFGDILLIKAGERIPVDGMVIEGLSTIDESMLTGEPVPVDKTEEDAVKAGTFNQTGTLKISAEKLGAETILGQIIKMVSEAMGSKAPAQKLADKIAGVFIPIVLLLAVATFCIWYFLVPDSSLTLAFVNTFNVLIIACPCALGLATPTALMVGIGKAASRGILIKNAVALEKARRLERLFLDKTGTISKGKLEVVASQLFFPDEEKLELLSILNGIESSSNHPIAQAIVDYLNDTYQLFPFQIANVKTLPGVGLSTALDGVNFEVSGLDKTSVKKLSSEQFQLVEAYKAKGYSIVLFWRDGEPKAVFGLKDTLKSSSIGIISDLQKKGVIVEILSGDHESAVASVAYAVGIDRYQAGLMPADKARVVEAGQKIGITGFAGDGINDAPALAQADLSIAMSTGTDIAMESADVTLMAGDLGKIADLIKISAQTVQTMNQNLFWAFVYNMIAIPIAAGVLIPVNGFMLNPMIAGAAMAFSSLSVVLNSLRLKAIK